ATTGACTCACATCAAGTATTTATTTTTTGAGAATGATTCACATTAAGTTTTTTTTTTTGACAATTGATTCACATCACTGGCCATTTCGACTGGGCCGGCTCACGCTGCAACCTAAAGAAAACTGAGAACAACTGGGTGTCACAGTACTACGGGCAGCTGGGTCGGGCCGATCACATTCACACGAATCCCTGACCGTGACCCGCTACACTTTGCTGGCTTACGGCAATCGGTCGGCCGGCCTCTAGTCCCAACaccggcgacggcgatggcgaccaTCGCCGAGGGCTCCTAGTTAGGCGGATCCTATTTGCCGCCCGGAGGCAACAAATGGTGGAGGCGATGCGTTCGTTCACTGCCCAGTTTTTTTTTTTGGTTTCGTGTTTTACTCGCACGTGTGCTGCGGCTCGTTTGTTGCCCAGGTTTCTTTTTGTTTCATTTCTCTTATGCTTTTTTGTTTGTTTCTGGTTTGGGCTTATTATTGGGGTTTTCTTCCTTCcttttatttcttcttcttttttctttcacTGGTGTGATTTTTCCCCTGGTTTTTCTTCTGGATTTTCAACATATTTAGTATGCTTCAGTATATGGTGAACGTGTTTTCAAATTCGTATGAACATTTTTTTGATGCATGCTGAACATTTTTTCTACGTATAGTGAACTTTTTCTAATGCACAATGAACTTTTCTTTATATATGGTGAACAATTTTTTTAATATAATGAACTTTTTGTAATATACGTTGAACATATTTAAATACATATTGAACATTTTTGTATTATGTGTTGAAATTTTTTCTTAACATATGATGAAGATTTTAGATAATGCACGGTGATTTTTTTTGTAATATacggtgaacatttttataatacacAATGAGATTCTTTTAAACACACACTAAACTTTCCCTAAACACACAATAAAAATCTTTCATTAAATGATGACCTTTCATAAATATATATTTTATTATGAATAGGTTCTTAAATTTTTAAGATCGTAAAAAAAAGGTTCAAGCAACCCGTTTGTTGAAgccccttgccggtgggagggctccgtttttatatCTTTTTTCGATCTTTGTTAGTGTTTGTGTcgtgctcaggaaggcgagacggcggcggcttcctgaagatggaataaatgtctccccgcctagcccccgttccggtgatgcgtccagcatcatcggtgggcgtgtggagttGTGTCTCCAGCTGATCTgtccttggtggatttgctcggatctgttcgtcgtcgttcttcttcgttcgtgtgtcttcaggttggatccttttaaTCTACACTattcatctgcggcggttgctgttctggtgcgttggttctatggggcattagcacgacgacttcccgactgtctactacaacaaggtttgcctggCTCCGATGAGAGAGGGGCGATggcagcggcgcgccttcggctcgcttcagtgattgtagtcgtcggtaggtggtctacggatctggatgtaatttttattatttctagtattcgttgtactaccatgaatgaaaatgaatagattgaaagtttttcccgcaaaaaaaaacaaaccgattgaaaaactgaagaaacaaatAAAAGTACACTGCAACAGGTGGGGAAAcggatcctcaaaaaaaaaaaatcaggTGGGGAAACTCTCCGCCCGTTAACCAGTCAAAAAAGTCGTACGAAGATGACTCCATCAGCTTACACAGTCAGGTGCAGCAGCCAACAGCCCGGCTCACAAAACCAAGGTAAACTGGACATGGCTATCAGCGGATCAGCCAAACTCCACTCCTGTCAGGATGCACTCCAGGATTCATCATTTTTCAGCTTCGTGTACATCTTCTCCACGGTGGCTAGCTCCGACTCCTGGTGCACATGGCCGGCTTTTGCCGCTGTAACATGAAGGAAACAACATGGTAAAGCTTGTTAGAATTTGAACATACGCGTCCACTGAGTTAGAGAGGTTGTTTTACTACAGATTTGTATCTACCTCTTTAAACTTATTCTGGCGTGCAAGTCACGTATGTAAAGAACTCGATTGTATGCGTATCCGGGATAAACCACGCCTATTAATACTATCCAGCGGCCATCTATGGAGGGTGTGAGACGCTTCACCTAAGTTTACAGAGCTAGCTGCATAGCCTTTCGGGTTTGGCCCGAGAAGCACATACAAAAAAAAAATCTGCTTCAGTGGGAAATTGGCCTTCCAAATAGCTGGGCCATGATTTCAGTCACACGAGAACTCATTCAAAACTGCTCTAATGATTTCGTGCTAAAGACACCAGATCCCTCCAGCTTCCGAATGAAGTGTCGTCACTACCAGagaaagaaactgccagcaaaccTTTCAGTGCTTCCATTCCTGTTTAAAGGTGTGTCATTATAGGTGCATGTTTGAGAGTGCATGGTAAAAGCCTTAAAATTCTTGGTATATAGTATGTACGAGTACTTTGTACTCACATATCAGACCACCTCATACACATGACTTGCTTCCATGAGATTGTCTGTCTATACAATACATAGTGAAAGTAAACGCAGAAACACTGCATGTGATCATCCGTCATCGGTCATAGCAAAAAACAATATGGAGATCAAAAATCAGATGTGGAGCGTAATTGCCAGTCCAGTAATTTATTTGTGCATGAGGATGGGCTGCTTACCTGCGGATTTCAATGGATATGATTGGTTCTACGGCACAATTGGCCCGCCTTCTCAATCGTTCACGGTGCCCACTGCTGCaagcccctcttcttcttcttgttcttcttcttcgagaTCCTTGGGTTGAAAAGCTttgaaacaaaagaaaaagagtGAGCATTAATTTGCAATGTTGGGCCAGAGAGAATTAAGATGCTACAGGAGCAAAAAGACTTACAATACTGATACCAGAAAAGGGTGGGACAGTTGGGATGGGCGTCCAATGTGAGCTCCAGCCTATCAGCTGCTTTTCGCACTACTTGCAAGCAGTTTTCCTCGGACCAAAGAGAAACCTGGACTTCCTCGAGAGAGGGGAGGTGTCCCATGTAGACGTCCAAGTCACCACCGGCGATGCGACGCTCGGGCACGGAATTGAAGAGATTCAAGCCTGGGCATAGATCCTTGTGGAAACATAGATGGCCCCGTCAGAAAATTGCCAAACCTGCACTCTCTCAAGAAAGGGAATGCATCATCGCCAATGATGTACCTTTCCACAGGAGTGTACTGGGCTATTGTGGTTTCCAGCCTGAGAAAACGCAGAGCAGGCAATTTCCCAAGGATCTGAATGTCGACTTCCGGCCTCACTTTATCCACTTGTATATGCAAGTAGGAGAGAATGGGAAACAACGATGCGTTAATCCATCTAGGCAATGTTGAGGTACAGCGGGTAAACTTAAAGGTGTGGAGGTGTGGACAGGGCACCCAGATGTCCCAGCAGAAATCAAACCTTGCATCTCCTACATGATCAATACTTAGACTACACAATTTCCGCAGATTGTTGAGAGACGCCAACAAAGAATTACACACACTCTCATCTTCTCCCACCCACCAAACGCCAAGCCTCCTCAGCTCCACCAGATTCCCTAGCTCTTTCGCAAGCGCATTAGTACCACCAACCTTCATGTTATACAACATTTCTAAGGAAACCAAGTTCCCTATCCCATCGGGCAATCTCATACAACTATTAACATATAGGCACATCAATTGTCCCAGTCGAACAACACTTGATGGCACCTCCATAGATCCACCTGTTCTCAAGTCTAGTGTTTGCAAAAATTGTAGCTTCCCTATTTCCACCGGGAGAAAGTGGACATGTGTATTTCGTAGCCCTAGATACCTCAGGTGTAATAAATTCTGGAGAAAACTAAGATCAATCTGGTCGCTACTTTTCCCAATATTACAACCTTCTAGATCCAGTACACGCAGAACTTGGAAGCTTGAAAGGGTTTGGATCAGATGAACATCAATTCTAAAGAGAGTAACAGATCTCAACTTTGACATACGTGTGGCATCAACCCTATGGGCGGTGAGCTCTGGCATGCTATTCTGAAAGGATAACCTACGAACCATGCGATCTGAAGTATTTTTCCTTTGCTTAGTACCATCTAATATAGTGATGAAGTTTTCTTCACTTGATAGAGAACATATGAGATCAAGTACCATATCATGTATGTGACAAGCTTTCGTCCTACCTTCAAAATCAACATCTACAGGTTGAATCAAGTTTCTGTTTATCAACTcattgaagtatctctttccaagcTCAAATAGTCTAGTTCCCTGTTCTCCACCTTGGATAAAGCCTTCATCTATCCACTTCCATATCAACCGGTCTCTATCTATCTCACAATCTTCCGGGAATATACTGAGATATAATAAACAAGGCTTCAGATGAGATGGAAGATTGTAGTAACTAAAGGATAGTATTCTCTGCATATCCTTTCCAGTACCACAGTCTGCAAGTCCACGGCCAATAGAACTGAGTATGTTGTCCCATTGATACTTTGGCTTTAAGTCTTGATCATTACTGGCTAAAAGACTAGCTATAGTAATGATGGCTAGTGGTACTCCACCACATTTCTTCAAAATTTCTCTAGATACTTCCTCCAATTCACCAGGATATTCACTTCCTTGAGGGAATATTCTTTtgcagaagagccttttggagtcatcatcattaaGAGATTTCGTCTTATGAATAATGTCATGACTAGATAGGCAACATGCTTGAGCGACACTGGTTATGTGTGTTGTCGTTATTACTCGACTACCGAGATCACTCTTAGGGAAAGCACACTTGATAAATTTCCATACTTCTTTATCCCATATGTCATCAATAACGATTAAGTACATAACGATTAAGTACCTGTGTGATTTTTGTAGAGTGTAAGTTCACATATCAGTGAAGACTTAGATAACaagggctggaccaaaagctcgtaactcgtgagcttaatgagcgctcgatagttcggctcgttaagctcgtagctTGCTTCTTAATGAACAAGGCCAATCATTGATTTCAACTcattaagcttaacgagcttaacggGCGAGCTAAtgagtttcacgagtagctcgttaaACTCATTAGTAACAACACAATACATATTTTCATCTTACGTGACAAACTTTTGTAGCACCTCAGCCTATATATTTAATCTAATCGACATATGAGGCAAACAATTACTGCATTTCTTTTTGTAGTCACCATATTTCGTCTTGAAAATTACACCTACACATTCATCATATATATCAtaacacattataatctgttaaTGAGCGCTCGCGAGtgctcacgagcttaacgagcttcaaacgagccgagccgagcagggttttctgctcgttaatcttaacaagcttaacgagccgagccttaacgagtacgagcttaacgagccgagctacTCGTTAGTCCACCCCTATAGATAACTAATTTTCCATTTGTCTAATATTTTATCAATAGAGAGGTGTATATATTAGCAAAGATGAAATTTATATTAATTAATTCATACCTCTTATCCTGAAGAAATATTCTCAGTTCATCGATGAGTTGTTGGTTGTCCCTAACAGCTTCATTGATATTTGAAAACTTAGTACTGTCAAGTCCATACAGCATCTTCTTAAAAATCTTTGTGATGTCAGGATTTCGAGACACGGAAACAAACACTCCACAACTGAACTGCGCCCTGATCTTGTCATACATCGCTTTGGCAAGGGTTGTCTTTCCCAATCCACCAAATCCAACAACGGACAGTGTCTTGAGTAGCTGCTTCGACATCCCATCCCCATCAAGGAGCTTTTTGATCACCTCAGCCCGGATGTCCTCGATGCCCACAAGCTCCGTGGCATCTCTATACATAGCCTTGAGGCGAGGATCAATGGCATTCCCCACACCATCCGTGTATGCCTCGAGCCCATACCTTTGACGGAGCTCACCCAGCTCCTTGGCGAGCCCTTGAGCATCTTGGACAGCATCGCAGATTTGGTGGAGAGCCCTGCCCTTGCTGAACAGCTTCTTGGTTCGCTTGAAGAACTTATTGACTCTATTCTTCATGTTATTGGGGCCCAGTTCACCATGGCCACCATCGTAGACACGGACCATGTAGGCATCCACGGCGTCCTCCATGTTGTAGGAGAGCTCGCGGACCTTGCCTGCCCAGGTCCGTACCTGCGGGTCGAGGTGGATAAGACGGTCTCGTATCTTGTGGACGTCTGCGtgcatgattttttttcttttcttttcttttttgcgagCATGGACTCGGTTGACTCACCAATTGTTGCTGCTTACATTTTTCATCTTGAATCTTTGATCCTTTTTTTTTTGGCCCCAGTATACAAGTCCATCCTTTGACTAACGACTAGGCTCGACTTTTTCCGCTTCAGTTAtaagtccaccatcgactcgcaaATAAGGTTGACTTTTTCCCCGTTTGCAAGCCAACCATCGATTTGAACTGGCCCTGACATCGATTTTTCTTTCTCCAGATGATGACTTATAAAATGTTCACCTGGTTTAAAAATTGATTCATCGCATATTTATAAAATGTTCATTATGTATTTATCAAATTTTCATTATGTATTTCCAAACAAAATGTTCACACCATCCCAAGAAATGttcttcatgcatttaaaaaattaTCCTGTGTTTATTAAATGTCGTCCTGTGTATCTGATTTTTTATATTAAAAAACGTTTGTCCAATTTGTGAACTTTttgcaaattcatgaacattttttaagttctcaatcatttttcaaattcataaatattttttatatcaaaaatatttttcaaattcgtgaccagttttagaatttttcgagttgatgaacattttttaaattttggaGCTCTCTTTTGCAATTTCTCGAAATTTTTAAATTTGTGATGTTTTTTAaaattcattaacattttcatgTTCGCATTTAAAAAAAAGAGTCAGGAACACATTTTCATATTCGTGAACATGATCCAAACTCATGGACACTTCATAAAAATAGCATTTTTACCCCAAATACACCAATTTGTTTGCAAAGGAAAAAAAATACGTGACCATGTAGATGCTATTTTTGCGTTCCCATAATGCTATTTACATGCTAGGAGTATTTACGTAGCTACATGGGCACACTCTAGTTTGACTCGCAGCTCCTGTACGGCTGTAGCTAACTCTTGTCCATAATGAGCACACCCTGACCACGCGCGCGATGTTCAAACTATCAAACGTTTCATGACCAACGATGATTAGCTGCAGTAGGGGCCAAGCCATATACATTGAGGAGGAGAGCCGCGTCCGCCCCCGAGTCGCTCCCGCGGGCGACTCGGGGCGGCTTCCCTAGCGCCGCCGCCCCAGCCACTCGCCTCAgcttctcctccctcgccgccgccggcggcgtcaCCGGCCAAAGGCCGcgtggcgcaggcggcggcggggcgtctcCTCCCGTGCGCAGGTGGCCGGCGTCGCGGGGCGCCCCCTCCTGCCCGTCGGCGTCGGACGGCGGCTCTCCTCTGCTCCGGCTCCCTCTCCTCTCCGGCGTCGTGGTGGCCCGTAGGAGTGCccccctctcctccctcccccctccagCGGTGGCTTGTGGGGATCCGAGGAGGCGGGTTGCTCTGGCGGCGGATCTGGGTGGCTCTgcccagatctggttggtgttgggGGTTGGTGGCGGCGGGGGACGGCTGGCGGCCCTGctaaggtggtggtggtgctgctggtGGCTGTGCTTCTCCGGTGGGGTGGTGGGGCTTCCGGTGGTGTTGGCCAGGGCATGGATGCGCATGCTCTGTGGTGGTGGCTGGCGCTCCGGCGTGTGGCTTCGGTGGTGTGTGCCCGGCTGCTCTGATGCTTGGAGCTTGTCGGGCGGCGCGGGTGGGCAGCGGCCGGGCGTGGCCGTTGCTCTGGCcgtgggcggcggcgcgggaggtccGGCGTTGGTGGTGGCCTCTCGGTGTCGTGGCGGCTTCATGGTGGCTCGGCGGCTGACTGCGGCGACGGCCGGCTTCTCCGGCGTTGGCTCGTCCGCGTTCGGACCGTCTTGACCTTCGTCCCATCTCCTCGTCGTCCGGGCACTACTTCCATCGAAGGGCTGGCCCTCTCCCAGCCGcggtccatcgctcgtctcgcgTCCGGTgcggcaggaccgagctcgtctcgcgcacagTGCAgctggaccgagctcgtctcgcgcacagTGCAGCAGGACTGACCTCGTCCCCCTCACGGTGCTGCAGGATCGAGTTCGTCTCGCGCTCGAGGCTGCAGGACGGGCTGATGGATGCCAGTTCTGGCCGACCTATCGGATTTCGACGATGGGGGTTGCCCAGGGGtgcgaaaggtgggacctttctgctcgtctctttggttggggtagcgacgggtctcgggtgaggtggtgtcaaggtcttggatgctggggcggcggccctggtggtggtagagCGGTGCTCTTGGGCAGAGCCCGTTGCTTGGTGCTGCCCGCtcgccatggccgtgtgggcggcgtggtagccggggtgtggcgttcggtggcggtgagtgttggccgaggtgaaaacctgttctatcttcggacggaccggcggtggcgaag
This portion of the Triticum dicoccoides isolate Atlit2015 ecotype Zavitan chromosome 7A, WEW_v2.0, whole genome shotgun sequence genome encodes:
- the LOC119334133 gene encoding disease resistance protein RGA5-like, which produces MHADVHKIRDRLIHLDPQVRTWAGKVRELSYNMEDAVDAYMVRVYDGGHGELGPNNMKNRVNKFFKRTKKLFSKGRALHQICDAVQDAQGLAKELGELRQRYGLEAYTDGVGNAIDPRLKAMYRDATELVGIEDIRAEVIKKLLDGDGMSKQLLKTLSVVGFGGLGKTTLAKAMYDKIRAQFSCGVFVSVSRNPDITKIFKKMLYGLDSTKFSNINEAVRDNQQLIDELRIFLQDKRYLIVMYLIVIDDIWDKEVWKFIKCAFPKSDLGSRVITTTHITSVAQACCLSSHDIIHKTKSLNDDDSKRLFCKRIFPQGSEYPGELEEVSREILKKCGGVPLAIITIASLLASNDQDLKPKYQWDNILSSIGRGLADCGTGKDMQRILSFSYYNLPSHLKPCLLYLSIFPEDCEIDRDRLIWKWIDEGFIQGGEQGTRLFELGKRYFNELINRNLIQPVDVDFEGRTKACHIHDMALSSFQVLRVLDLEGCNIGKSSDQIDLSFLQNLLHLRYLGLRNTHVHFLPVEIGKLQFLQTLDLRTGGSMEAGNHNSPVHSCGKDLCPGLNLFNSVPERRIAGGDLDVYMGHLPSLEEVQVSLWSEENCLQVVRKAADRLELTLDAHPNCPTLFWYQYSFQPKDLEEEEQEEEEGLAAVGTVND